TCGCAGCTGTTGCGCCAGCTAATAAGGAAGCTTTTCTTAAAAAGTCTCTTCTAGTATCCATGAGGTACTGCTTTTAGGAAGATTTCAAACAATAGATTAATTTTTGAACAATATAGAGATTATTTCATGAAGCACTAATGACTATACAAAGAATTAACATGAATTACATCACAATTTAAAGTGACAAATGTAAATTGGTTTACAATAGATTAAAACAAAAAGAGAATGAAAATTATTTAAATATAATTTTCACTTTTATGATTTATTATTTACCTTTAAATTAACTTACCGTATTACACTACAAATCAATATATTATGAAGATATTCCTATTCCTTTGTGTATTATTTTGGCTTTTCTTCATCTTCTGTCTTATTATTTCAAAGAAGTATAATCTTGAGCTAACCTGCGACTGGTTGTTATTTTACAGTTGGTTAGGAACTTCCTTTTGGTATATCTTGATAAAGAAGGAGCTTAAACCAAAAGGAAGATAATTTTATTGAAATGATTACTTTAACAACTCCTGCAAAAATAACAGGGTATGGTTCCACGCTCTTTTTGCCATAATCTCGTTATAATCTGGAGACTCTGGATTTGTGAAGGTATGCTTTGAATTGGCGTAAGTAATGATTTGCCAATCTGCTTTCCCCTCGTTCATTTCATTTACGAGCTGTTCAATGTCCTCTTTTTTAACACTTGCATCATCTGCAGGATGTTCTACAAGTACTTTGGCCTTTATCGCTTCATTAGGTCGATCCGCGGCTTTCGCTAGCCCACCATGTATGCAGACCACGCCTTCTACCGGCAGTCCCCCTCGTGCAGCTTCCAATGCACCCGTACCACCAAAACAATAACCAATAACGGCTACCTTGTCGGCTCCTTGCTTCTTCATTTCCGTCAGTGCTGCTTGAATGCGACTTTGGTAAAGCTTAAAATCATTTTTGTACTTTGATGATAAACCCGACGCCGCCTGATTGTCCGCAGGTGTATTCCCTACTCCATATATATCGGCAATAAAGGCTATATAGCCCTGCTTTTCCAAGTCAAGCGCCGCTGTCTTCGCTTCCTGGTCGATGCCCTTCCAAGCGGGTAGGATCAGTACTCCAGGTTTCGTACTGCCTGCGTTGGAAGTAACCATCCCCTTCAGCTTCTGTTCGCCATCTTTGTAATCCACGGATTTCAGTTCCTGCGCATTTCCGCCCATGCTGCTTAGCATGCCGAATAAACATAATATCGTTGCGTACTTCATATATACTGTTTTTAGCGTATTTAATTCATTACTACTTTTTTAGAAACATTTTTAACGGCTCAATAAACCGATCGAAGACTTCGATGTGCGGTAAGTGCCCTACATTTTTCAATTCCACAAGTAC
The DNA window shown above is from Sphingobacterium hotanense and carries:
- a CDS encoding dienelactone hydrolase family protein — its product is MKYATILCLFGMLSSMGGNAQELKSVDYKDGEQKLKGMVTSNAGSTKPGVLILPAWKGIDQEAKTAALDLEKQGYIAFIADIYGVGNTPADNQAASGLSSKYKNDFKLYQSRIQAALTEMKKQGADKVAVIGYCFGGTGALEAARGGLPVEGVVCIHGGLAKAADRPNEAIKAKVLVEHPADDASVKKEDIEQLVNEMNEGKADWQIITYANSKHTFTNPESPDYNEIMAKRAWNHTLLFLQELLK